In Polaribacter sp. L3A8, a genomic segment contains:
- a CDS encoding transposase — protein sequence MKYKKWTLEQKLEILSVSEEIGIVEACRKYSVSTGTFYSWKKKFEHKGEAGLKVTYDTKSKELKAAEEENRVLRKLLSDREIELEVQRELLKKSLGRPIQERSSRHYL from the coding sequence ATGAAATACAAGAAATGGACTTTAGAACAGAAGTTAGAAATACTATCTGTTTCCGAAGAAATAGGTATCGTTGAGGCCTGCCGAAAATACAGCGTAAGTACTGGCACTTTCTATAGTTGGAAAAAGAAGTTTGAGCACAAAGGAGAAGCAGGTTTAAAAGTTACCTATGACACTAAAAGTAAAGAACTTAAAGCAGCTGAAGAAGAGAATCGAGTGTTACGAAAATTGCTGAGTGATAGAGAAATCGAGCTTGAAGTGCAACGTGAGCTTTTAAAAAAAAGTTTGGGACGTCCGATCCAAGAAAGATCTAGTAGACACTATTTATAA
- a CDS encoding ISAon1 family transposase — protein sequence MSNGDLYTIITNKLAKGKKGAIVAMIKGTKAEVVIKILHKIPLKHRKKVMEVTLDMAGNMGLIVKKSFPNAALVIDRFHVQKLALDALQEIRIKHRWEAIDVENDAIENARSKSLKYTQKLLPNGDTLKQLLARSRYLLYKSSSKWTKNQSIRAEILFEKYPDIEKAYKLCQNLSWIFNNTTDKTSALIRLAKWDEKVRQAHFKSFNTIARTMSIHYKNILNYFDNRSTNASAESFNAKIKAFRAQFRGVRNVDFFLYRLTTIFA from the coding sequence ATTTCTAACGGTGATTTATATACCATAATAACAAATAAATTAGCTAAAGGAAAGAAAGGCGCAATAGTAGCCATGATCAAAGGAACTAAAGCTGAAGTTGTCATAAAAATACTTCATAAAATTCCTTTAAAACATAGGAAGAAAGTCATGGAAGTAACCTTGGATATGGCAGGAAATATGGGGCTTATAGTCAAGAAATCCTTTCCAAACGCTGCCTTAGTAATAGATCGTTTTCATGTGCAAAAATTAGCATTAGATGCACTGCAAGAAATAAGAATTAAACATCGGTGGGAAGCGATTGATGTTGAGAATGATGCCATTGAAAACGCCAGAAGTAAATCTTTAAAATACACCCAAAAACTATTACCAAATGGAGATACACTCAAACAACTATTAGCTAGAAGCAGATATCTATTATATAAATCAAGTAGTAAATGGACTAAAAATCAATCTATAAGAGCAGAAATATTGTTTGAAAAATATCCTGATATAGAGAAAGCATACAAGTTATGTCAAAATCTATCTTGGATATTCAATAACACTACAGACAAAACATCAGCACTTATAAGACTTGCTAAATGGGATGAAAAAGTAAGACAGGCACACTTTAAAAGCTTCAACACTATAGCTAGAACGATGTCGATACATTATAAAAACATCTTAAACTATTTTGATAATCGAAGTACGAATGCATCAGCAGAATCATTCAATGCTAAAATTAAAGCCTTTAGAGCACAGTTTAGAGGCGTCAGAAATGTGGATTTTTTCTTATATAGACTTACTACTATTTTTGCGTAA
- the rpsT gene encoding 30S ribosomal protein S20, whose protein sequence is MANHQSALKRIRSNEAKRLRNKYQHKTTRNAVRDLRIAEDKTDAQTKLGKVISMLDKLAKNNIIHKNKAANLKSKLTKHVAAM, encoded by the coding sequence ATGGCAAATCATCAGTCAGCATTAAAGAGAATTAGAAGTAACGAAGCTAAAAGGTTACGTAACAAATATCAGCATAAAACAACTCGTAATGCTGTTAGAGATTTACGTATTGCAGAAGATAAAACAGATGCACAAACTAAATTAGGTAAGGTTATTTCTATGTTAGATAAGTTAGCTAAGAATAACATTATCCATAAAAATAAAGCGGCTAATTTAAAATCAAAATTAACAAAGCACGTTGCTGCAATGTAA
- a CDS encoding ISAon1 family transposase N-terminal region protein, which yields MDTSIELTKLLLPEILVDYFKLTKHEVKNGELHFHFTELNTIPEEFKALKLSSKGFFPEATIQDFPIRGKNVFLHVIRRRWVEENSKKVVTRDWQLVAKGTRITSEFAAFLKDISQ from the coding sequence TTGGATACTTCAATTGAATTAACAAAACTATTATTACCAGAAATTCTTGTTGACTACTTTAAACTAACGAAACACGAAGTTAAAAATGGAGAACTTCATTTTCATTTCACAGAATTAAATACAATTCCAGAAGAATTTAAAGCACTTAAATTAAGTTCTAAAGGTTTTTTTCCTGAAGCTACTATTCAAGATTTTCCAATTCGAGGTAAAAACGTTTTTCTACATGTTATTAGACGACGTTGGGTTGAGGAAAATTCTAAAAAAGTAGTTACAAGAGATTGGCAATTAGTAGCAAAAGGCACTAGAATAACTAGTGAATTTGCTGCTTTTTTAAAAGATATCAGTCAGTAA
- a CDS encoding ISAon1 family transposase, whose translation MSVSNNATSTSTVANFYGVNPKSLQRQYKDYLSDFKAWDQQKHATDWLLFAKNLGTHLSLDETAFSNGDLYTIITNKLAKGKKGAIVAMIKGTKAEVVIKILHKIPLKHRKKVMEVTLDMAGNMGLIVKKFFPNAALVIDRFHVQKLALDALQEIRIKHRWEAIDVENDAIENARSKSLKYTQKLLPNGDTLKQLLARSRYLLYKSSSKWTKNQSIRAEILFEKYPDIEKAYKLCQNLSWIFNNTTDKTSALIRLAKWDEKVRQAQFKSFNTIARTMSIHYKNILNYFDNRSTNASAESFNAKIKAFRAQFRGVRNVDFFLYRLTTIFA comes from the coding sequence ATATCAGTCAGTAATAACGCCACTAGCACTAGTACTGTAGCTAATTTCTACGGAGTAAATCCCAAAAGTTTACAAAGACAGTATAAGGATTATTTAAGTGATTTTAAAGCATGGGATCAACAGAAGCACGCAACAGACTGGTTATTGTTTGCAAAGAATTTAGGTACTCACTTATCACTTGATGAAACTGCCTTTTCTAACGGTGATTTATATACCATAATAACAAATAAATTAGCTAAAGGAAAGAAAGGCGCAATAGTAGCCATGATCAAAGGAACTAAAGCTGAAGTTGTCATAAAAATACTTCATAAAATTCCTTTAAAACATAGGAAGAAAGTCATGGAAGTAACCTTGGATATGGCAGGAAATATGGGGCTTATAGTCAAGAAATTCTTTCCAAACGCTGCCTTAGTAATAGATCGTTTTCATGTGCAAAAATTAGCATTAGATGCACTGCAAGAAATAAGAATTAAACATCGGTGGGAAGCGATTGATGTTGAGAATGATGCCATTGAAAACGCCAGAAGTAAATCTTTAAAATACACCCAAAAACTATTACCAAATGGAGATACACTCAAACAACTATTAGCTAGAAGCAGATATCTATTATATAAATCAAGTAGTAAATGGACTAAAAATCAATCTATAAGAGCAGAAATACTGTTTGAAAAATATCCGGATATAGAGAAAGCATACAAGTTATGTCAAAATCTATCTTGGATATTCAATAACACTACAGACAAAACATCAGCACTTATAAGACTTGCTAAATGGGATGAAAAAGTAAGGCAGGCACAGTTTAAAAGCTTCAATACAATAGCCAGAACGATGTCAATACATTATAAAAACATCTTAAACTATTTTGATAATCGAAGTACGAATGCATCAGCAGAATCATTCAATGCTAAAATTAAAGCCTTTAGAGCACAGTTTAGAGGCGTCAGAAATGTGGATTTTTTCTTATATAGACTTACTACTATTTTTGCGTAA
- a CDS encoding ISAon1 family transposase N-terminal region protein, whose protein sequence is MDTSIELTKLLLPEILVDYFKLTKHEVKNGELHFHFTELNTIPEEFKALKLNSKGFFPEATIQDFPIRGKNVFLHVIRRRWVEENSKKVVTRDWQLVAKGTRITSEFAAFFKRYQSVITPLAQVL, encoded by the coding sequence TTGGATACTTCAATTGAACTAACAAAACTATTATTACCAGAAATTCTTGTTGACTATTTTAAACTAACTAAGCACGAAGTTAAAAATGGAGAACTTCATTTCCATTTCACAGAATTAAATACGATTCCTGAAGAATTCAAAGCACTTAAATTAAATTCTAAAGGTTTTTTTCCTGAAGCTACTATTCAAGATTTTCCAATTCGAGGTAAAAACGTTTTTCTACATGTTATTAGACGACGTTGGGTTGAGGAAAATTCTAAAAAAGTAGTTACAAGAGATTGGCAATTAGTAGCAAAAGGCACTAGAATAACTAGTGAATTTGCTGCTTTTTTTAAAAGATATCAGTCAGTAATAACGCCACTAGCACAAGTACTGTAG
- a CDS encoding ISAon1 family transposase: protein MAGNMGLIVKKSFPNAALVIDRFHVQKLALDALQEIRIKHRWEAIDAENDAIENTRNKSLKYTPKLLPNGDTLKQLLARSRYLLYKSSSKWTKNQAIRAEILFEKYPDIEKAYKLCQNLSWIFNNTTDKTSALIRLAKWDEKVRQAHFKSFNTIARTMSIHYKNILNYFDNRSTNASAESFNAKIKAFRAQFRGVRNVDFFLYRLTTIFGSTQKVVE from the coding sequence ATGGCGGGAAATATGGGGCTTATAGTCAAGAAATCCTTTCCAAACGCTGCCTTAGTAATAGATCGTTTTCACGTGCAAAAATTAGCATTAGATGCACTGCAAGAAATAAGAATTAAACATAGATGGGAAGCGATTGATGCTGAGAATGATGCCATTGAAAACACCAGAAATAAATCTTTAAAATACACCCCAAAACTATTACCTAATGGAGATACTCTCAAACAACTATTAGCTAGAAGCAGATATCTATTATATAAATCAAGTAGTAAATGGACTAAAAATCAAGCCATAAGAGCAGAAATACTGTTTGAAAAATATCCGGATATAGAGAAAGCATACAAGTTATGTCAAAATCTATCTTGGATATTCAATAACACTACAGACAAAACATCAGCACTTATAAGACTTGCTAAATGGGATGAAAAAGTAAGACAGGCACACTTTAAAAGCTTCAACACTATAGCTAGAACGATGTCGATACATTATAAAAACATCTTAAACTATTTTGATAATCGAAGTACGAATGCATCAGCAGAATCATTCAATGCTAAAATTAAAGCCTTTAGAGCACAGTTTAGAGGCGTCAGAAATGTGGATTTTTTCTTATATAGACTTACTACTATTTTTGGATCAACACAAAAAGTTGTGGAGTAA
- a CDS encoding ISAon1 family transposase N-terminal region protein, translating into MPEEFKALKLNSKGFFPEATVQDFPIRGKNVFLHVIRRRWVEENSKKVVTRDWQLVAKGTRITSEFAAFLKDISK; encoded by the coding sequence ATTCCTGAAGAATTCAAAGCACTTAAATTAAATTCTAAAGGTTTCTTTCCTGAAGCTACTGTTCAAGATTTCCCAATTCGAGGTAAAAACGTTTTTCTACACGTTATTAGACGACGTTGGGTTGAGGAAAATTCTAAAAAAGTGGTTACTAGAGATTGGCAATTAGTAGCAAAAGGCACTAGAATAACTAGTGAATTTGCTGCTTTTTTAAAAGATATCAGTAAGTAA
- a CDS encoding ISAon1 family transposase, with protein MSVSNNATSTSTVANFYGVNPRSLQRQYKDYLSDFKAWDQQKHATDWLLFTKNLGTHLSLDETAFSNGDLYTIITNKLAKGKKGAIVAMIKGTKAEVVIKILHKIPLKHRKKVMEVTLDMAGNMGLIVKKSFPNAALVIDRFHVQKLALDALQEIRIKHRWEAIDAENDAIENTRNKSLKYTQNYYLMEILSNNY; from the coding sequence ATATCAGTAAGTAATAACGCCACTAGCACTAGTACTGTAGCTAATTTCTACGGAGTAAATCCCAGAAGTTTACAAAGACAGTATAAGGATTATTTAAGTGATTTTAAAGCTTGGGATCAACAGAAGCACGCAACAGACTGGTTATTGTTCACAAAGAATTTAGGTACTCACTTATCACTTGATGAAACTGCCTTTTCTAACGGTGATTTATATACCATAATAACAAATAAATTAGCTAAAGGAAAGAAAGGCGCAATAGTAGCCATGATCAAAGGAACTAAAGCTGAAGTTGTCATAAAAATACTTCATAAAATTCCTTTAAAACATAGGAAGAAAGTCATGGAAGTAACCTTGGATATGGCAGGAAATATGGGGCTTATAGTCAAGAAATCCTTTCCAAATGCTGCCTTAGTAATAGACCGTTTTCATGTGCAAAAATTAGCATTAGATGCACTGCAAGAAATAAGAATTAAACACAGATGGGAAGCGATTGATGCTGAGAATGATGCCATTGAAAACACCAGAAATAAATCTTTAAAATACACCCAAAACTATTACCTAATGGAGATACTCTCAAACAACTATTAG
- a CDS encoding transposase: protein MEKAYKLCQNLSWIFNNTTDKTSALIRLAKWDEKVRQAHFKSFNTIARTMSIHYKNILNYFDNRSTNASAESFNAKIKAFRAQFRGVRNVDFFLYRLTTIFA, encoded by the coding sequence ATAGAGAAAGCATACAAGTTATGTCAAAATCTATCTTGGATATTCAATAACACTACAGACAAAACATCAGCACTTATAAGACTTGCTAAATGGGATGAAAAAGTAAGACAGGCACACTTTAAAAGCTTCAACACTATAGCTAGAACGATGTCGATACATTATAAAAACATCTTAAACTATTTTGATAATCGAAGTACGAATGCATCAGCAGAATCATTCAATGCTAAAATTAAAGCCTTTAGAGCACAGTTTAGAGGCGTCAGAAATGTGGATTTTTTCTTATATAGACTTACTACTATTTTTGCGTAA
- a CDS encoding 2-oxoglutarate dehydrogenase E1 component — translation MDKFSFLNAAHTGFIADLYDKYLINPDAVEPSWRSFFQGYDLANENYSLKEENVSSEIPHEVRKEFFVLDLINGYRTRGHLFTKTNPVRDRRQYEPTLDIDNFGLSENDLNTEFSAGEVLGLGKTTLTNIIKNLQRIYCESIGVEYMYMRNPKKLKWWHDRFNKNDNHANYSIEAKKYILGKLNQAVTFESFLQTKYVGQKRFSLEGGETLIPGISVILRDAAEIYGVKECVLGMAHRGRLNTLVNIFKKPVRDLFSEFEGKDFEDEDIDGDVKYHLGLTLSKTYRDGNEIKMNLVPNPSHLETVAAVAEGITRAKIDRKYNGDSSKILPIIIHGDAAIAGQGIAYEVTQMAKLNGYKTGGTIHIVVNNQIGFTTNYLDARSSTYCTDVAKVTLSPVLHVNADDTEAVCHAMEMALEFRMKFKQDIFIDLLGYRKYGHNEGDEPRFTQPTLYKAISKHKSPKDIYAEQLLAEGSINNSYLNEITTEFKQMLEREFDEAKKVEKSIVREFMQSTWEGYEREDLDAMLLTNNTKYDEDKLKNIAKVVSTVPQNVKFVRKAERILAGRAKMVFETNNLDWGMAETLAYGSLMEEGYNIRISGQDVERGTFSHRHAILRDEITEERINLLNTNPHNKGQMTIYNSLLSEYGVLGFDYGYAMANPNTLTIWEAQFGDFSNGAQIMFDQYISAAEDKWKLQNGIVVLLPHGYEGQGSEHSSARIERYLQLCAIDNMTVANCTTPSNFYHLLRRQMKRTYRKPLIVFTPKSLLRHPKAVNTIQDLATSDFQEVIDDTLAPKKVKKIVFCMGKFYYDLLEEREILERDDIALVRIEQLFPLHLEKIQKVIDRYPNVEEYIWAQEEPRNMGAWSYMLERFELVKLTVRSRKYYAVPAAGSSTRFKKRHKAVIDSVFNNE, via the coding sequence ATGGACAAATTTTCGTTTTTAAACGCAGCACACACAGGCTTTATAGCTGATTTATATGATAAATATTTAATAAACCCCGATGCAGTAGAGCCAAGTTGGAGAAGCTTCTTTCAAGGTTATGATTTAGCAAATGAAAATTATTCTTTAAAAGAAGAAAATGTTTCCTCTGAAATACCTCATGAAGTTCGTAAAGAATTTTTTGTTTTAGATTTAATCAATGGATACAGAACACGTGGCCATTTATTTACCAAGACAAACCCTGTAAGAGATAGAAGACAATACGAGCCTACTTTAGATATTGATAATTTTGGTTTATCTGAAAATGATTTAAATACCGAATTTTCGGCAGGTGAAGTATTAGGCTTAGGTAAAACTACACTTACAAATATCATAAAAAACTTACAACGTATCTATTGTGAATCTATTGGTGTAGAATACATGTACATGCGTAATCCTAAGAAATTAAAGTGGTGGCATGATCGTTTTAATAAAAACGACAACCATGCAAATTACTCTATAGAAGCAAAAAAATATATTTTAGGAAAACTAAATCAGGCAGTTACTTTTGAAAGTTTTTTACAAACTAAATATGTAGGTCAAAAACGTTTCTCTTTAGAAGGAGGAGAAACTTTAATTCCGGGTATAAGTGTTATATTAAGAGATGCCGCAGAAATATACGGAGTTAAAGAATGTGTTTTAGGGATGGCACATAGAGGTCGTTTAAACACCTTAGTAAACATCTTTAAGAAACCTGTTAGAGATTTATTTAGTGAATTTGAAGGGAAAGATTTTGAAGATGAAGATATTGATGGTGATGTAAAATACCATTTAGGTTTAACACTAAGTAAAACCTATAGAGATGGTAACGAAATTAAAATGAATTTAGTTCCTAATCCATCTCATTTAGAAACGGTTGCAGCAGTTGCTGAAGGAATAACTAGAGCTAAGATTGATAGAAAATACAATGGAGACTCTAGTAAAATTTTACCAATAATTATTCATGGAGATGCAGCTATTGCTGGTCAGGGTATTGCTTATGAGGTAACTCAAATGGCAAAATTAAATGGATATAAGACTGGAGGAACCATACATATTGTTGTAAATAACCAAATTGGTTTTACTACCAATTACTTAGACGCTCGTTCTAGTACATACTGTACTGATGTAGCAAAAGTAACCTTATCGCCTGTTTTACACGTTAATGCAGATGATACAGAAGCTGTTTGTCACGCAATGGAAATGGCCTTAGAGTTTAGAATGAAGTTTAAACAAGATATTTTTATCGATTTATTAGGCTACAGAAAATATGGTCATAATGAAGGTGATGAACCTCGTTTTACACAACCAACATTATACAAAGCAATTTCTAAACATAAAAGTCCGAAAGATATTTATGCAGAACAATTGCTTGCAGAAGGTTCTATAAATAACTCTTATTTAAATGAGATTACTACAGAATTCAAACAAATGCTTGAAAGAGAATTTGATGAAGCAAAAAAAGTAGAAAAATCTATTGTTAGAGAATTTATGCAATCTACTTGGGAAGGATATGAGCGTGAAGATTTAGACGCCATGTTGCTTACCAACAACACAAAATATGATGAGGATAAATTAAAAAATATTGCAAAAGTTGTTTCTACAGTTCCTCAGAATGTAAAATTTGTTAGAAAAGCAGAACGTATTTTAGCAGGAAGAGCTAAAATGGTTTTTGAAACCAATAATTTAGATTGGGGAATGGCAGAAACTCTTGCCTACGGAAGTTTGATGGAAGAAGGATATAATATTCGTATTTCTGGACAAGATGTAGAAAGAGGAACGTTTTCTCACAGACACGCTATTTTACGTGATGAAATTACAGAAGAACGTATTAACTTACTAAACACAAACCCACATAATAAGGGACAAATGACGATTTACAACTCGTTATTGTCTGAGTATGGTGTATTAGGTTTTGATTATGGTTATGCCATGGCAAACCCAAACACCTTAACTATTTGGGAAGCTCAGTTTGGAGATTTTTCTAACGGAGCTCAAATAATGTTCGACCAATATATTTCTGCTGCAGAAGATAAATGGAAATTACAAAACGGAATTGTTGTCTTATTACCTCATGGTTATGAAGGGCAAGGTTCTGAGCATTCATCTGCAAGAATAGAACGTTACTTACAATTATGTGCCATAGATAATATGACGGTTGCAAATTGTACAACACCTTCTAACTTTTATCATTTGTTACGTAGGCAAATGAAACGTACGTATAGAAAACCATTAATTGTATTTACTCCTAAGAGTTTATTACGTCACCCGAAAGCCGTAAATACAATTCAAGATTTAGCTACTAGCGATTTTCAAGAAGTTATAGATGATACACTAGCACCTAAAAAAGTAAAGAAAATAGTTTTCTGTATGGGTAAATTCTATTATGATTTATTGGAAGAAAGAGAAATATTAGAAAGAGATGATATTGCTTTAGTAAGAATAGAGCAATTATTTCCACTACATTTAGAAAAGATTCAAAAAGTAATAGATAGATACCCTAATGTAGAAGAATATATATGGGCACAAGAAGAGCCAAGAAATATGGGCGCTTGGAGTTATATGTTAGAGCGTTTTGAGTTGGTTAAACTAACGGTTCGTTCTCGTAAATACTACGCAGTACCTGCAGCTGGTTCTAGTACAAGATTTAAAAAACGTCATAAAGCGGTTATCGATAGCGTTTTTAACAACGAGTAA
- the odhB gene encoding 2-oxoglutarate dehydrogenase complex dihydrolipoyllysine-residue succinyltransferase, which translates to MILEMKVPSPGESITEVEIATWLVEDGDYVEKDQPIAEVDSDKATLELPAEESGIITLKAEEGDAVAVGAVVCLIDTSAVKPEGDAPAKTEAPKEEKKVEVKEAPKAATYATGTASPAAKKVLAEKGIAPAAVTGTGKAGRITKDDAVKAVPSMGTQPASGSRGTERKKMSMLRRKVAERLVAVKSETAMLTTFNEVNMQPIFDLRTEYKEAFKAKHGVGLGFMSFFTLAVVRALKLFPDVNSMIDGDYQIKNDFQDISIAVSGPKGLMVPVIRNAENLSFRGVESEVKRLAIRARDGQITIDEMTGGTFTITNGGVFGSMLSTPILNPPQSGILGMHNIVNRPMAVNGGIVIQPIMYVALSYDHRIVDGRESVGFLVAVKEALENPVELLMDNNPAKALEM; encoded by the coding sequence ATGATTTTAGAAATGAAAGTTCCTTCTCCGGGAGAATCGATTACAGAAGTAGAAATTGCAACGTGGTTAGTCGAAGATGGAGATTACGTTGAAAAAGATCAACCTATTGCAGAAGTAGATTCTGACAAAGCAACCTTAGAATTACCTGCTGAAGAAAGTGGAATTATCACTTTAAAAGCCGAAGAAGGTGATGCCGTTGCTGTTGGTGCAGTTGTTTGTTTAATTGATACAAGTGCTGTAAAACCAGAAGGTGATGCACCTGCAAAAACAGAAGCGCCAAAAGAAGAAAAGAAAGTTGAAGTAAAAGAAGCGCCAAAAGCGGCAACTTACGCAACCGGAACAGCTTCTCCTGCAGCTAAAAAAGTATTAGCAGAAAAAGGAATTGCTCCTGCTGCCGTAACAGGTACTGGAAAAGCTGGTAGAATTACCAAAGATGATGCTGTAAAAGCAGTACCTTCTATGGGAACGCAACCTGCTAGTGGTTCTAGAGGTACAGAACGCAAGAAAATGTCTATGTTACGTAGAAAAGTTGCAGAACGTTTGGTAGCTGTAAAAAGCGAAACAGCTATGTTAACTACTTTTAACGAAGTAAACATGCAACCAATTTTTGACTTACGTACAGAATATAAAGAAGCTTTTAAAGCAAAACATGGTGTAGGATTAGGCTTTATGTCTTTCTTTACTTTAGCAGTTGTTAGAGCTTTAAAATTGTTTCCAGATGTAAACTCTATGATTGATGGAGATTACCAAATTAAGAACGATTTTCAGGATATTTCTATTGCAGTTTCTGGACCAAAAGGTTTAATGGTTCCTGTAATTAGAAATGCTGAAAACTTATCTTTTAGAGGTGTAGAATCTGAAGTAAAACGTTTAGCAATTAGAGCTAGAGACGGACAAATTACTATTGATGAAATGACTGGTGGAACTTTTACAATCACAAACGGTGGTGTATTTGGTTCTATGTTATCTACACCTATCTTAAACCCTCCTCAGAGTGGAATTTTAGGTATGCACAACATTGTAAACAGACCAATGGCAGTAAATGGCGGAATTGTAATTCAACCAATTATGTATGTTGCTTTATCTTACGATCATAGAATTGTAGATGGTAGAGAATCTGTTGGTTTCTTAGTGGCTGTTAAAGAAGCTTTAGAAAACCCAGTAGAATTATTGATGGACAACAACCCTGCAAAAGCATTAGAAATGTAG
- a CDS encoding type II toxin-antitoxin system RelE/ParE family toxin has protein sequence MVYTLNFLENSTRDYKEGLDYYNKISNTLADKFQVYFKNTILEIKNNPLLFQIRYKNIRVANLKNFPFSIHYFIENDIIFVLKILHQKRYYK, from the coding sequence ATGGTTTATACTTTAAATTTTTTAGAGAATTCAACTAGAGATTACAAAGAAGGTTTAGATTATTACAATAAGATTTCCAATACATTAGCAGATAAATTTCAAGTATACTTTAAAAACACAATTCTAGAAATTAAAAATAATCCTCTCCTTTTTCAAATAAGATACAAAAATATACGAGTTGCAAATTTGAAGAATTTTCCTTTTTCTATTCATTATTTTATAGAGAATGACATCATATTTGTATTAAAAATACTCCATCAAAAGAGATATTATAAATAA